The Pseudomonas parafulva genome includes a window with the following:
- a CDS encoding dienelactone hydrolase family protein yields MSKVVVESLVHHLSGKTFESRLAYEPGALGRPGLVMAPNWMGVTEGAERIAKEVAAQGYVVLLVDLYGQTVRPANADEAGAAMMPLKEDRAELRRRMEGALAQLLGQSKAPLSPGKVATFGFCFGGCCALELARAGADLRAAISFHGTLDTPDPEDAKRIKGSVLVLHGASDPLVPQEQLPAFENEMNAAKVDWQLVSYGGAVHSFTDPDANVPGKTQYDRRTSERAFRAMHNLLAEVFQR; encoded by the coding sequence ATGAGCAAGGTAGTCGTCGAATCCCTGGTCCATCACCTGTCCGGCAAGACCTTCGAGAGCCGTTTGGCCTATGAGCCCGGCGCCTTGGGTCGGCCTGGCCTGGTGATGGCGCCCAACTGGATGGGCGTGACCGAAGGGGCCGAGCGCATCGCCAAGGAAGTGGCAGCGCAAGGTTATGTGGTGCTGCTCGTCGATCTCTATGGTCAGACCGTTCGCCCGGCGAATGCCGATGAGGCGGGCGCTGCAATGATGCCGCTCAAAGAAGACCGCGCCGAGTTGCGCAGGCGCATGGAAGGCGCCCTTGCCCAGTTGCTGGGCCAGTCCAAGGCGCCGCTGAGCCCCGGCAAGGTGGCGACCTTCGGGTTCTGCTTCGGGGGATGCTGTGCGCTCGAACTGGCGCGCGCGGGGGCTGATCTGCGAGCAGCGATCTCCTTCCATGGCACACTGGACACGCCTGATCCTGAGGATGCCAAACGCATCAAGGGCTCGGTCCTGGTGCTGCATGGCGCATCCGACCCCTTGGTGCCCCAAGAGCAGCTCCCGGCGTTCGAAAATGAAATGAACGCCGCCAAAGTCGATTGGCAACTGGTGAGCTATGGCGGTGCGGTGCATTCGTTCACTGACCCGGATGCCAACGTGCCTGGCAAGACGCAGTACGACCGGCGCACCTCCGAGCGGGCCTTCCGCGCAATGCACAACCTGCTGGCCGAGGTATTCCAGCGCTAG
- a CDS encoding amidohydrolase family protein — protein sequence MIARALACVALTAWLGPGAEAREYRYSDAHLHYVDFFQESEGMPALLRAMDAAGIDQSMISGIPVAKKWHEDEPKRPRYYAGDDADAYWYSATDTYVAAALQQLSGEQRKRFHPFLTGFNPVDKNAVSHIERMLDLYPGLWQGIGEVFTRHDDLTALTSGETPRANNEAMTRVYHLAAERDLPVLLHSNITSKRERNPLYLAEIEEPLRNHPHTRFIWAHAGSSMEIHRHQTQMDFLLPVLTRLLEDYPNLYVDLSWSVLKPYLLDEQGVPREPWLALVKRYPTRFMLGSDVVGRFDSLGKEMDSFRSFLDALPEDVARRVAKDNFLAVLPKGK from the coding sequence ATGATCGCCAGAGCACTGGCCTGCGTAGCGTTGACCGCCTGGCTTGGCCCAGGTGCCGAGGCCCGTGAATACCGCTACAGCGATGCGCACCTGCATTACGTGGATTTCTTTCAGGAATCCGAAGGTATGCCGGCGCTGCTCAGGGCCATGGACGCTGCAGGCATCGATCAGTCGATGATCTCCGGCATCCCCGTTGCCAAGAAATGGCATGAAGACGAGCCCAAGCGCCCCCGCTATTACGCCGGCGACGATGCCGACGCCTATTGGTACAGTGCCACCGATACTTACGTGGCAGCGGCGCTGCAGCAGTTGTCGGGCGAACAGCGCAAGCGATTTCACCCCTTCCTGACCGGCTTCAATCCAGTCGACAAGAATGCCGTGAGCCATATCGAGCGCATGCTCGACCTTTATCCAGGCCTCTGGCAGGGTATCGGCGAGGTATTCACACGTCACGATGACCTGACGGCGTTGACCAGCGGTGAAACCCCGCGTGCCAACAACGAAGCCATGACGCGGGTCTATCACCTGGCCGCCGAGCGCGACCTGCCGGTGCTGTTGCATTCCAATATCACCTCCAAGCGCGAGCGTAACCCTTTGTACCTGGCCGAGATCGAAGAGCCCCTGCGCAATCATCCGCATACGCGCTTCATCTGGGCACACGCTGGCAGCAGCATGGAAATTCACCGGCACCAGACACAGATGGATTTTCTGCTGCCCGTGCTGACGCGATTGCTCGAAGATTACCCGAACCTGTATGTGGACCTGTCGTGGAGTGTGCTCAAGCCCTACCTGCTCGATGAGCAAGGCGTCCCACGCGAACCCTGGCTGGCGCTGGTAAAGCGGTATCCGACGCGGTTCATGCTGGGCTCGGATGTGGTCGGCCGCTTCGATAGCCTGGGGAAGGAGATGGACAGTTTCAGGTCATTTCTGGATGCCTTGCCCGAGGACGTGGCCAGGCGCGTGGCCAAGGACAACTTCCTGGCTGTACTGCCCAAGGGGAAATGA
- the fabA gene encoding 3-hydroxyacyl-[acyl-carrier-protein] dehydratase FabA, which produces MTKQHAFTREDLLRCSRGELFGPGNAQLPAPNMLMVDRITHISEEGGKYGKGELVAELDINPDLWFFACHFEGDPVMPGCLGLDAMWQLVGFFLGWQGLPGRGRALGSGEVKFFGQVLPTAKNVTYNIHIKRVLKGKLNMAIADGSVSVDGREIYTAEGLRVGVFTSTDNF; this is translated from the coding sequence ATGACCAAACAACACGCCTTTACTCGGGAAGACCTGCTGCGCTGCAGTCGCGGTGAGCTGTTCGGCCCAGGTAATGCGCAACTGCCCGCGCCGAACATGCTGATGGTCGATCGCATCACCCACATCAGTGAAGAAGGCGGCAAGTACGGCAAAGGTGAATTGGTCGCCGAGCTGGACATCAATCCTGATCTTTGGTTTTTTGCCTGCCATTTCGAAGGCGACCCCGTGATGCCAGGGTGCCTGGGCCTCGATGCCATGTGGCAGCTGGTCGGCTTTTTCCTGGGCTGGCAAGGCCTGCCGGGCCGCGGTCGTGCACTGGGTTCCGGTGAAGTGAAGTTCTTCGGTCAGGTGCTGCCCACCGCCAAGAACGTCACCTACAACATTCACATCAAGCGCGTGCTCAAAGGCAAGCTGAACATGGCCATCGCCGATGGTTCGGTCAGTGTCGATGGCCGCGAGATCTACACCGCCGAAGGCCTGCGGGTCGGCGTGTTCACCTCCACTGACAACTTCTAA
- the htpG gene encoding molecular chaperone HtpG: MSVETQKETLGFQTEVKQLLHLMIHSLYSNKEIFLRELISNASDASDKLRFEALAKPELLEGDADLKIRLSFDKEAGTVTLEDNGIGMSRDDVIAHLGTIAKSGTADFMKNLTGDQKKDSHLIGQFGVGFYSAFIVADQVDVYSRRAGQPASEGVHWSSKGEGEFEVATIDKPERGTRIVLHLKKDELEFADGWRLRNVVKKYSDHIALPIQLPKEQTAAEGEEQPAQEWETVNRASALWTRPRTEIKDEEYQEFYKHIGHDFENPLAWSHNKVEGKLEYNSLLYVPARAPFDLYQREAPRGLKLYVQRVFIMDQAESFLPLYLRFIKGVVDSNDLSLNVSREILQKDPIIDSMKTALTKRVLDMLEKLSKNEPEQYKSFWKNFGQVLKEGPAEDFANKEKIAGLLRFASTHDESGEQSVSLADYLARAKEGQDKIYYLTGESYAQVKNSPHLEVFRKKGIEVLLLTDRIDEWLMSYLNEFDGKAFVDVARGDLDLGKLDTEEDKKAQEEVAKDKEGLVERLKSALGENVAEVRVSHRLTDSPAILAIGEQDLGLQMRQILEASGQKVPDSKPIFEFNPTHPLIEKLDHEQSEDRFAELSHILFDQAALAAGDSLKDPAAYVRRLNKLLVELSA, from the coding sequence ATGAGCGTGGAGACTCAAAAAGAAACGCTGGGCTTCCAGACCGAGGTGAAGCAACTGCTGCACCTCATGATCCATTCCTTGTACTCGAACAAGGAGATCTTCCTGCGCGAACTGATCTCCAACGCCTCCGACGCCTCCGATAAGCTGCGTTTCGAGGCGCTGGCAAAGCCCGAACTGCTCGAAGGCGATGCGGACCTGAAGATTCGACTGAGCTTCGACAAGGAGGCCGGTACGGTCACCCTCGAGGACAACGGCATCGGCATGAGCCGCGACGACGTCATCGCTCACCTGGGTACCATTGCCAAATCCGGCACTGCCGACTTCATGAAGAACCTCACCGGCGATCAGAAGAAAGACTCGCACCTGATCGGTCAGTTTGGCGTGGGCTTCTACTCGGCATTCATCGTGGCTGATCAGGTCGATGTCTACAGCCGTCGCGCGGGCCAGCCCGCCAGCGAAGGCGTGCACTGGTCGTCCAAGGGCGAGGGCGAGTTTGAAGTCGCGACCATCGACAAGCCTGAGCGCGGTACCCGCATTGTTCTGCACCTGAAAAAGGACGAGCTGGAATTCGCCGATGGCTGGCGCCTGCGCAACGTGGTCAAGAAGTACTCCGATCACATTGCCCTGCCAATTCAGTTGCCCAAGGAACAGACAGCAGCCGAAGGCGAAGAGCAGCCAGCCCAAGAGTGGGAAACCGTCAACCGTGCAAGCGCCCTGTGGACCCGTCCGCGTACCGAGATCAAGGACGAGGAATATCAGGAGTTCTACAAGCACATCGGCCATGACTTCGAAAACCCGTTGGCCTGGAGCCATAACAAGGTCGAAGGCAAGCTTGAATACAACTCGCTGCTGTACGTGCCTGCCCGCGCCCCGTTCGACCTGTACCAGCGTGAAGCGCCGCGTGGCTTGAAGCTGTACGTTCAGCGCGTGTTCATCATGGATCAGGCCGAGTCGTTCCTGCCGCTTTACCTGCGCTTCATCAAGGGTGTGGTGGATTCCAACGACTTGTCGCTGAACGTGTCGCGGGAAATCCTGCAGAAAGACCCGATCATTGATTCGATGAAGACCGCGTTGACCAAGCGCGTGCTGGACATGCTCGAAAAACTGTCCAAGAACGAGCCAGAGCAGTACAAGAGCTTCTGGAAGAACTTCGGTCAGGTGTTGAAAGAGGGCCCGGCCGAAGACTTTGCCAACAAGGAAAAGATCGCTGGCCTGTTGCGCTTCGCGTCTACCCACGACGAAAGCGGCGAGCAGAGCGTGTCGCTGGCCGACTACCTGGCCCGCGCCAAGGAAGGGCAGGACAAGATCTACTACCTCACCGGCGAGTCCTACGCGCAGGTCAAGAACAGCCCGCACCTCGAAGTCTTCCGCAAGAAAGGCATCGAAGTGTTGCTGCTGACCGACCGCATCGACGAGTGGCTGATGAGCTACCTGAACGAATTCGACGGCAAGGCGTTCGTGGATGTGGCCCGTGGCGATCTGGACCTAGGCAAACTGGATACCGAAGAAGACAAAAAGGCCCAGGAAGAAGTCGCCAAGGATAAGGAAGGCCTGGTAGAGCGCCTGAAAAGCGCATTGGGCGAAAACGTCGCCGAGGTCCGCGTCTCCCATCGCCTGACGGATTCGCCAGCCATTCTGGCCATCGGCGAACAGGACCTGGGGCTGCAGATGCGCCAGATTCTGGAAGCCAGCGGCCAGAAAGTGCCCGATTCCAAGCCCATCTTCGAGTTCAACCCGACCCACCCGCTGATCGAGAAGCTCGATCACGAACAGAGCGAGGACCGCTTCGCCGAGCTGTCGCACATTCTGTTCGACCAGGCCGCGCTGGCAGCCGGTGACAGTCTGAAAGATCCCGCAGCCTACGTCCGGCGCCTGAACAAGCTGTTGGTCGAGTTGTCTGCTTGA
- the fabB gene encoding beta-ketoacyl-ACP synthase I, with protein sequence MRRVVITGLGIVSCLGNDKATVTENLRNSRPGIRYNPEYKEMGLRSQVSGSIDLNLEELIDRKVFRFVGHAAAYAYLAMQDAIKDSGLTEEQVSSPRTGLVAGSGGASTLNQMEALDTLREKGVKRVGPYRVTRTMGSTVSACLATPFKIKGINYSISSACATSAHCIGTALEQIQWGKQDIVFAGGGEEEHWSQSFLFDAMGALSTKRNETPELASRAYDADRDGFVIAGGGGMVVVEELEHALARGAKIYAEIVGYGATSDGYDMVAPSGEGAIRCMQQALSTVDTPIDYLNTHGTSTPVGDVAEMKGVREVFGENAPKISSTKSLSGHSLGAAGVHEAIYCLLMMENNFIAGSANIDELDPAVADLPILRKTEENAKIDTVMSNSFGFGGTNATLVLKRWEGK encoded by the coding sequence ATGCGCCGCGTCGTTATCACTGGTCTGGGCATCGTGTCGTGCCTGGGCAATGACAAAGCTACCGTCACCGAAAACCTGCGCAACAGCCGTCCGGGTATTCGTTACAACCCGGAATACAAGGAAATGGGGCTGCGTAGCCAGGTTTCCGGCTCCATCGACCTCAATCTCGAGGAACTGATCGACCGCAAGGTCTTCCGTTTCGTCGGGCATGCGGCTGCCTACGCCTATCTGGCGATGCAGGACGCCATCAAGGACTCCGGCCTGACCGAAGAGCAGGTCTCCAGCCCGCGTACCGGCCTGGTTGCCGGCTCCGGTGGTGCATCGACCCTGAACCAGATGGAAGCGCTGGATACCCTGCGCGAAAAAGGCGTCAAACGTGTAGGCCCCTACCGGGTAACTCGCACCATGGGCAGCACTGTTTCGGCGTGCCTGGCGACGCCGTTCAAGATCAAGGGCATCAACTACTCGATCTCTTCTGCCTGCGCTACATCGGCCCACTGCATTGGTACTGCACTGGAGCAGATCCAGTGGGGAAAGCAGGACATCGTGTTCGCCGGCGGCGGTGAAGAAGAGCACTGGAGCCAGTCGTTCCTGTTCGATGCCATGGGCGCCCTGTCGACCAAGCGCAACGAAACCCCGGAACTGGCCTCGCGTGCCTATGACGCAGACCGCGATGGCTTCGTCATCGCCGGTGGCGGTGGCATGGTGGTGGTCGAAGAGCTGGAACATGCGCTGGCCCGTGGCGCCAAGATTTACGCCGAGATCGTCGGCTATGGCGCCACCTCCGACGGCTATGACATGGTCGCCCCAAGCGGCGAAGGCGCCATCCGCTGCATGCAGCAGGCGCTGTCGACCGTCGATACCCCGATCGACTACCTGAACACCCACGGCACCTCTACCCCAGTGGGCGACGTTGCCGAAATGAAGGGCGTTCGTGAAGTGTTCGGCGAAAATGCACCGAAGATCAGCTCGACCAAGAGCTTGTCCGGTCACTCCCTGGGGGCTGCCGGTGTACACGAGGCGATCTACTGCCTGCTGATGATGGAGAACAACTTCATCGCCGGCTCGGCCAACATCGACGAACTGGACCCGGCGGTCGCTGACTTGCCAATCCTGCGCAAGACCGAAGAAAATGCCAAGATCGATACGGTCATGAGCAACAGCTTCGGTTTCGGCGGCACCAACGCCACCCTGGTGCTCAAGCGCTGGGAAGGCAAGTGA